The following nucleotide sequence is from Halorussus caseinilyticus.
GTCGTGAGCGTCTCGCTGGTCTCGAACTCGCCCGAGAACAGCGAGAGCCACGTTTCGCGGTCGAACACGTCCGCGAAGCCGTCGGTGGAGAGCGCCTTGAGGTAGTCGGCGAGGTAGACCCACTGCGCGTCCCGAATCTCGCCGGACTCGTAGGTCTCGCCCACGGCGTCGGCGTAGGCCGCCAGCGGGAGGTTCGCGCCCGCCTGCACGGGAAGGGAAATCCACTTCCACGGCCGGGTGTTCACGTCGAGCAGGACGTACTCCTCGCGGTCGGCGTCGTAGACGAACTCGGCCTCGCTGATGCCGTAGTAACCGGTCTCGTCGAGGACGGCCAGCGCGTTCTCCTCGACCTGCGGGGCGTCCGCTCGCCGGACCACGCAGGAGGTGCCGTAGCCAAGCGGGTACCGGACGCGGGCGTTGCCGACGAAGGTGACGGCCTCGCCGGACTCGGGGACGTAAGAGGCAAGCGAGCAGTCCGCGCCCCGTTCGACCGGCACCTTCTCTTGGGCCATCACGCGGATGCCCTCCGCGGCGGCGTTGGCCACAACGTCCTCGAACTCCGCTTCGTCGGCGACTTCGATGACGTTGGTACCGACCGCCTCGGCGAACTTGCGCTTCAGCGCGGGTTTGACCACCAGCGGGAAGTCGAGGCGGTCTGCGGCCTCGGCCATAGGGACGCTCTCGCGGTCCCCTCGCTCCGGTCCGGGTTTGCCGCCGGTCTCCTCGGGGTCGGTCTCCGCGATGCGGTAGGTCTCGGGGTAGGGCACGTCCAACCGCTCGGCGATAGCGTAGAGGGACTCTTTGTCCAGCACGCGGTCTACGGTCGCGCGGTCGGCGAACGGCAGGACGACGCCCTCGGGTTCGGTCCGGGAGAAGGCGTGGACCCACTCGTCCATGCACCCGAACGCGACGGGTTCGTGGTCGAGTTCGGCCGCCAGCGCCTCCACGTCGTCGCAAAAGCCCGCTTCGTCGTCCAGCGGGTAGGTCACGCGCCCGGCGAAGTCCACGGCGTCGGAGTAGGGCGCGACCCCCTTCCCGTTGCGGTCGATGGCGATGACGGGCACGTCGCGGGCCTTCAGCGCGCGCGCCACGCTCAGGCCGGTGACGTGGGCGTTGCAGACGATAGCCGGTGGGCGGTCGAAGTCGGCGTCCGCGAGCGATTCGCGGAGACCCTCGAACGAGCGGAACTCGGTCATGGTCGTGCTTCTCGCCTCGCCCGCTAAAAGCCCGCAGAGTCGGCAAAGGAGACCGGGGACTACGACGCGGGAGGACGCGGAGTTTTGCGGATACTTCTCTCCGGTTTCCGTAGTTCTCTCCGGGGTTTTCGGTGCCGACGACCCGTCGCTCCGGCGCGCTATCGGAGATTTAGGACTTCGGAGCGCGCTATCGGGAATCTACGACCCCGGCGCGCGCTGGCGCGACCGCGTGAGCGTGTCGCGCCATCGTCGCGCGAGGGATGAGCATCGCAACGAGCGAAGGCCCGGAAGACGCGGTTTGTCTTCCGGCGCGAGTGAGAAGCGCAGGAGGTTGGGGAGGACGAGGTGCGGCGGCGGTGCGGTTGCGGTTTGATAGGTTCAAGCCTGAAGTCCGTGCCTCGAACTTTTCGAGTAGTTCCGACTCTCGAACGAGTCTTGCAGGGAGAAGCTAGCTTCAGGCTCGAACCGATGAAGACCGCACTGCACAGCACCGCCACCGCACAGCACCGCCACCGCGCCCCGGACCTCTCCGCACCGCGAGCGCCGTCGGCGCTCGCGGTGCGCGTCCCGTCGGTTGACGGGCCGAGCGCACCCGGTGGACTATCGCGCCGAGCGCACGCCCCCAAGCAACACAGAAGCATCTTTACAAAATATACACCAATCTCTAACAAACAAAAATTTGTTCGAGGAAACGAAAAATCTATATCGGAATACCGTCCACCACCGTCTCCTCGTCCACCACGAGGTTGTAGGCGTCCTCGTCGTCGTTCCGGAGGACCAGCACTCCCTCGAACGAGAGCAGGTCGCCGTAGTCCGCGGTCCGCAGGTCGCCGTTCAGCGAAGTCTCTTTCGTCAGGACCGCGAAGTGGTCGTCGGACTCGCTCCCGTCGCCGATTTTGAAGAGGGGATTGCGGTCGCCCTCCGCGAGCGAGTGGCTGAGTTTCACCGCCACGAGGTTGATGCGATTGCTGACGTGGCGGTCCATCTCGGCCATCTTCGCCGTGCGCTCGGCGTCGCCCGTGAAGTCGGCCTTGCGCTTCCCGTCGGGTCGCAGAATCGAGTAGGAGAACTGCACGTCCGCGTTGACGAACTCGCCGGACGCGCCCGCGGCGTCGTCGAGTTTTCGCTGGAACGCGGGCACGTCGAGGTCGGGTCGCACGTCGAACGACCACCCGCGGTCGGTCGGGCGCTCGCCCGGCCAGAGTCGGAGCGTGGGCGCGAACACCGTCGCCGCGCGCTTGTCGTCCGCGATGGCGCGCTCGACCCGTCGGAGTCCGATGCTGGTCTCGCGGTCGGCGGGTTCGATTGCGAGAAGCGCGCCGTCCTCCGCGAGGAAGTCGAGGTAGCGCTCGACCACCGCCTCGGGGTCGTCCAGTTCGTTCAGGACGTTGGCGAACAGAATCAGGTCGTACTCACCTCCGGTCCCCGAGTCCGACCCCGCCCGTTCGCTCCGGGGGTCGAACGCCTCTGCGGTCTCCCGGTGGAGTTCGACGTGAAAGTTCCGGCCCGCGTCGGCCGCAACCTGCTCGAACACGTCGGCGGCGGCGCTGGGTTCCAGCGCGTCGTACTCCACGAGGGCGTCGTCGGGCAGGTAGTCGGCGACGCCGAGCGCCGGACCGCCGACGCCAGCGCCCACGTCGAGAATCCGGAGACGGCGGTCCACCAGTCCCGACTCGGCGAGTTGGTGGAGGACGTACTGGACCACCGCGTAGTTGTCCGGCAGGTGGTAGACGGCGTATCCGAGCGCGGCCGTCTCGTCGTACTCGACGGGGTTGTTCCGGAAGTAGTCCTCCTTGAGTCGCCGAATCACGTTCCGGAGTCGGTTGCCCGACTCACCCTCGTGCCAGTCGGGACCGAACCGCCCGACCAGCAGGTCTTCGAGTCGCCGACCGTACTCCGCGGGGAACGCCTCGACGCCGTGGAACGCGGGGCTAATCCGGCCTTCCTCGACCGGTTCGAAAGTTCGGTCCTCGCGCTCCGCGAGTCCGAGCGACGGGGCTTCCTCCCGGAGAATCTGGCGGACGACGCCGGGATGGGGTTGGCCCTCGACGTACTCGGAAATCTCGTCGGGGTCGATGGGCCGGACCTCCCGGAGGTACTTGGCGTTCTCCCGAATCTTCTCGCGCCGGTCGTCGGTCATCGTTCTTTCCCCTCGTCAGTTCCGTCTCGGTCGCGGGCGCTCGCGTCCCGGTACAGTCGCTCGAACTCGTCCGCCTCGGCGTCGGCGAGTCGCGCCGCGGCGTCGGCGACTCGCTCGGCCCCGTCGAACGTCGCCTGAATCTCGGCGTACACCTCCGGCGAGTTGCCCGTGACCTGCTCGGCCACCGCCGACAGGTCCTCGAACACCGGGGTCGTCAGGCCCTCGGGCACGTCCTCGGCCGCGTGCGCGAACGCGAGGACGGCCGCGTGACTCGCGGCCTGCACCGTCTCCATCGCCTCGTCGTGTTCGGCGGGCGTCGTCTCCACGAGTCGGTTGCCCGCCGACCCGAGGGCGTCCAGCACCCGGTCGGTGACGGGACCCGACTCGTCGGTCACGACGGCCACGTTCCCCGGCGCGTTCGCCGCGGCGAACAGCGGGTGGAGGCTCACGCGCTCGCGGTCGGGCGCGACCGCCGCCATCGCGTCCACGGGACCGGCCATCTGTCCGGTCACGTCGAGAAGCGCGCGCTCGGTTTTCCCCGCGTGGCGCTCGATAACTTCGTCCGCGGCCGCGATGGGGACCGCGACGCACACCGCGTCGAACTGCTCGTCGGTCGAGAGCGATACCCACCGCTCGCCGACCGCTTCGGCGACAGATTCGGCGACTTCCGGGTCGGCGTCGGCGAACGCCACGTCCGCGTCTCCGAGTTCGGTCGCGACGACCTCGCCGAACCACCGGCCCATCTCGCCCGAACCGACGACGAGTAGCTTCATCACGTGGTGGTTGCTGTCGTGGTCTCAAAAGGGGTTCGCTCCGAATCAGCGTCACGACGCGGTGTCGGGAAGTGGTGACGGATACCCAGAAAGCCCCCGCCCGCTCGCGGTCGCTCAGCGACATATCTTCGACTCACCTTCGGTTCGTCTCAGATAGGGGTCGCTGAGGCGACTGAACTGCACGCGAGCGGGCGGCCCCTTTCATCCACCCACACGGTGGATGGTGCCACCGAGCGCGTCCTGTTGGTTGGTGGGCCGAGCGCACGCCCGGAAGGTTCTCCGGCGCGTCGTCGGCCTACCGGTTCCACGGCGCGTCGTCCGGGTCCACGATTCGCTCGCGCTCTTCGATGGAGTCGATTTTCTCCACGTCCTCGTCGTCCAACTCCACGCCGAGGCTGAGCCAGTTCTCCCGGAGGTGGTCCTCGCTTGTCGCCTTCGGGATGGCCGTCACCTCCTTCTCGCGCAACCACGCGAGGCTGACCTGCTGTGGCGTGGCGTCGTGCTTCTCGGCGACTTCCTGAAGTTCATCGACATCTTCCACGTCCCCGCGGGCGATGGGCGAGTAGGCCACCAGTTCCACGTCAACGTCGTCCTGCGCGCAGAACTGCCGGAGTTCGGTCTGGGGGAGCAGGGGATGCATCTCGACCTGATTGGCGAAGATGGGTTCCTCGGCGACTTCGACCGCCTCTTCGAGCAGTTCGACCGTGAAGTTGCTCACGCCGATTTCGCCGACGAGTCCCTCCTCGCGGAGTTCCGCGAACGCTTCGAGTGTGTCTCTGGCCTCGTACTCGCCCATCGGCCAGTGGACGTACAGCAGGTCCACGAAGTCAACGCCGAGTCGCTCGAAGCTATCGGCGGCGCTGGTCAGCACGTGGTCGTAGTCGAGGTTGTCGGGACTCACTTTCGTCGCCAGAAAGATGTCCTCGCGGTCCGCCCCGTACTCGTCGATGGCGTCCCCGACCGCGCTCTCGTTGTCGTAGCCCTCCGCAGTATCGACGTGTCGGTACCCCATTCGGAGGGCGGTCCGGACGCTCTCGAAGCACTCGTCGTAGTCGTCCATCTGGTACGTACCGAGACCGAGCATCGGCATCCCGTTGGTCGTCGGCGGCGAGAGCGCGGCCACTTCCTCGCCTACTTCCTCTTCGACTTCTTCGTCCGCTTCGGCCTCTTCTTCGGTCACTCCTTCGTCTGCGGTCTCCCGTTCGGTTTCGGCACCCTCCCGTTCGGTCTCGCGTTCTTCCTCGCCCGCGACGCTCCCCATCGAACTCGGCTGGTCGGAGTCGGAACTCTCACCCGGCGTCGCTCGTTCGCGGACCTCGCTCGCGGCCTCGCCGAGGTGGTCTTGCCCGTCTCCAGCGCTCGCCGCGCCGCCGCGCTGTCTGCCGAACAGGAAGCCCATCACGAATGCGGCCGCGAAGGGGAGCGTCTTCCGGAGCAGTCCCCCGCCTTCGCGCTGGTCTCGCTCCCGGCGCTCGTCGGTTTCCGTCTCTCGTCGGAGCATGGCCTCTCGGTTCGAGAGACGCGTACTTTGTGGTTGTGGCAGTTTGGGCCAGTCGTCCCCGGCGCGGCGGGCTGGTCGCCCGCCGCGCCGCAACGACTATATAGAGATTAGTTGGGTTTCTAACTATGGATGGGGGAGACTCACGACAGACGCCGCTCGACCAGAAACTCCAGTGGATGCTCGACGCGCCGTTCTTCATCGACGCCGCGCAGTTGGATTCGTTCTACGACGCCGTGGTCCAACCGAAAGCCGAGCGAAAGGAGTCGCTGAAACTGGAGATAACCGAGCAGAAGACCAGCGAACTCAGTTCCAATTTGGACGTGGACGTGAGTCCTTTGAGCGTGTTCGGAAGCCTTACCAAGGTACTCAGCCCCGTCGAAGCGACTGTCGGCGGCGAAGCGAAGAAAAAGCGGTCGAAGAGCGAGAACAACACCCGGACCATCGAACTCACGCCCATCGACACACCCCAACGACAGTTGATTCAGTTGGTGTCCCAGTATCTGGTGAACAACTCCGACCGCATCTTCTTCGTGGACGACGTTGCCGAAGACCGTGGCTGGTTCAAGGACGAACAGATAGAGGCGGTCCCGCGAGAGTTGGTCTTCCTCGACCTGCCGTCGAAGTACGAAGCGGAGTCGTACAACGTTCCCGAGACGAAACTCATCCCCATGGCCGTCGAGTTCGAGGACGGCCGTATCGAGACCCTCTACGACAAACTTGGCGCGACGAGGCGAGACGACTCGTGGAAGCCGTACGTCGAGAACTTCACGCCCGAAGAGTCGATTCGGGCGATAGAGGAAGCGACCGAGGGGAAAGGGAAAATCGAGTGGATAAACTTCCGGCTCCCCCTCGACGACGAGCGGACGGCCCGAGTCCACTTCGAACCGAGAGGCGAGTACAACAACGGGACCTTCGCCTACAACCTCGTCAAGCTCGGCTACAAACACGGCCTGCGACTCGTCGGCACGGTCTACTCCGAACCCGACGTGCGAGTGCTGGCGGGCTACCGGAAGTAGCGTAGCCGTCGGCCGACTACTCCGCTTCCAACCGAATCGGGTAGTCGGTCAGGTTCCGGTAGCCGTCTTCGGTCACGACCACGAGGTCCTCGATGCGGACGCCGCCGACTTCGGGGTCGTAGAGACCCGGCTCGATGGTGACGACGTGGCCCGGTCGCAGTTCCCCGCCGTCGGGACTGACCCGAGGGAGTTCGTGAACGTCGAGACCGATGCCGTGGCCCGTGCTGTGGATGAATCCGGTCTCGGCCGAGGGGTCGCTACGGAGTGTGTCGTAGCCTTTCGCCTCGTACACGTCGCAGACCGCGGCGTGAACTTCCTCGCCGGTCGCGCCGGGTTCGATGGCGTCCAGCGCCGCCTCGAACGCCTCGTAGGTGTCGTCGTACCGGCGTCGAACCTCGTCGGTGGGTTCGCCGACGACGAACGTCCGTGTCATGTCGCCGTGGTACTTGGTGGTCTTGTTCCGCGGGAAGATGTCGATGATGATGGTCTCGTTCGCTTCGAGAGGGCCACTGCCGCGGTTGTGAGGCCCGGCGGCGTCGGCACCGCAGGCGACGATGGTCTCGTCCAATCCGGCCCCGTGGCGCAGGAGCGTCACCTCGATTTCCTCCTTGAGTCGCTCGCTGGTCAGCACTTCGCCGTCGTGGTACAGCACGCCGTCCTCGACGGTGGCGTCGGCCAGCATCTCCTCGGCGGCCCGCATCGCGGCCTCGTTCGCTCGCTGGGCCTCGTGGACGTGTTCGACTTCCTCGTCGGTCTTGGTCGCGCGAATCCGCGTCACCACGTCCTCGTCCAGCACTTCGACCGAGACGCCCTGCTCGCGGAGTCCGTCGGCGGTGCCGAGGGGGAACCGCTCGGGCGCCGCGACGGACTCGACGCCGTGGTCCGCGAGGAACGCCGCGCAGACGCGGTGCTTGCCCTCGGTCCGGCCGTGTTCGGCGACCTTCTGCTGGAAGTCGTAGTCCGAGAGGCGGGCCACCTCGTCGGCGCGACTCTCCTCGGTCGCGCGGCCGTACTCAAGTCCCGAGACGAGCAGGTAGGTCCCCTCGGGCGTGTAGAGCGTGACGAAGGGGTCGGGCGCGTCGAATCCCGAGAGGTACAACTGGTCGGAATCGTCCGAGCCAGCGTCGAGGAGGTAGCCGTCCACGTCGGCGGCGGCGAGCGCGTCGGAGAGCGGTGATAGGTCCGGGTCCATACTCACCGAAAGCCACGCGAACAGGAAAACGATACGGGTTCCGGAACGTGAGCGACGGGGACGCGCTCAGTGTCACAGACTACCGGGACGCGCTCGGCCGACCAACCGACAGGGTTGGATAAAGGGACCGCCCGCTCGCGCACCGCTTGGTCGTCTCAGCGACCCCTATCCGGAGCGAACGGAGTGAGCGACGGATACGTCGCTGAGCGACCGCGAGCGGGCGGGGGCTTTCGAGGAAGTCACCGCGGTTCTGGTTCCTGCGGTTGCGGAAACGAGACGTAGCGAGCGACCGGGAGCGTTCTACGTGTTCGTCGCCGGTCCTAAGCATCCTATTTCGTTCCAAAGACTCATTTTACAATTTTCTAAAATAACTACTTATTTCTAAAACAATCAAAATTATGTCTCTCTCCCTTCGTTCCGTCGCTCACTCGCGTTCCGCCGACTTCCCGTCGCGCCGGACCGTCCCGTCGGGACCGACGACGTAGGTGGCGTACTGCGTGAAGTAGTCGGCGTGGAGCGTCGTCCCGTTTCGGCCGGTGTTCGCCCACGCCGAACACCACGCGACGACGCGAAAGCCCTCGCCGTACTGCTCGACGGCATCGACGCCGCACTCCTGATGGACCGTGGTCGAGTCGTCGCGGTAGAGGCGGTTGTACACCCATCGGCGCTCGAAGGTCCGGACGAACTCCCGGACGCTCGCCGCGGTCAGCACCGCCGGGCGCTCCGGCCGGGACTTCGGTCCCGCGGGGAACTCGACCGACCCCTGCGGAAGCGAGGGACCCGCGCTCGCGGGATACGTGGTGGGGTCGTCGGTCGTCGTCTCGGCAGACGCCGGGGATTCGGGGGTCGTCGGCGTCCCGCGCGATTCGGTCGTCGCCTCCGTCTCGGTCACGTCCGACTCCCCGAGCGTTCCGGACGCGCATCCGGCGAGCGACCCCGCGAGGGCGACTGTGCCGAGGCGGAGGACGCGGCGTCTCGACGGTGACACGTACGGCGACTCTCGGCGGCGCGGTAAATACTTTCTCCGAGGGAAGCCGCTCCGCAACAGCACCGCAACTGCACGACCTACGAGGCGGAAGGCTCAGAAAGCCCCCGCCCGCTCGCGGTCGCTCAGCGACATATCTTCGACTCACCTTCGGTTCGTCTCAGATAGGGGTCGCTGAGGCGACTGAACTGCACGCGAGCGGGCGGCCCCTTTCATCCACCCAGACTGTGGGCTGGTCGGCCGAGCGCGTCCCGAACACCGAAGCTATTCGGTCCCGGCGTTCGAGGGCGCAGGCATGCCCGCCGACGAATCCCCGACGCGAGCGTACGAACCCTCGACCGGCCTCCGAGTCGCGCTCGGGGTCCTCGCGCTCGTCGTGGTCCTCTACAGCGTCGTCGTCGCAACCCGGCCGCTCTTGGGCGTCGCCATCGTCGTCTGGCTGTTCGGAGCGTACCTCCTCTGGCGGTTCTTCCGCCTCGCGGCGCGGTTCGTCCGCGCAGTCGAGCGCATCGCCGACGCGATGGAGGCCCGCGAGTCGTGACCGAGTGACTTGCTCTCGCTGGCGGTCGGCCGGAAACCCGCCACAATCCAGATTACCGCTCGCGTCGAACCCTCGCGCATGAGGTACCTCGTCGCCGTCGATGGCTCCGAACCCAGCATGGACGCGCTCCGCTACGCGGTCGAACAGGCCGCCGCGACCGGCGCGACGGTCGTCGCAATCAGCGTCGTCGTGCCCGAACAGTTCTTCACCGGCGGCGACGACCCGCCGACCAGCTACGCCGAGGCCGCCGACGAACTCGTCGCCGAGGACGTAGCGGACGCCGAGGAGGACGCCCAGCGAGCGCTCGACGAGGCCGCCGAAGTCGGCGACCGGACCGGGGTCGAAGTCGAGACCGGCATGCTCTACGGCGAACCGGTCGAGGCCATCACCGAGTACGCCGACGACGAGTCGTTCGACGCCATCTTCGTCGGCCACCGCGGTCTCTCCGAGGAGTACGAGGGACTGGTCGGAAGCACCGCCAAGGACATCGTGGGCCGGGCGACGGTTCCCGTGACCGTCGTCCGGTGACGCGGAGAACTCGCTCCCTCCGGTATTCTGAAACCCCCTCGGGCCGTCGGGTCGGACATGGACGTAGAAATCGAACCATCGACGCTCTCGGGGTCGGCGCGCGCGCCTTCCTCGAAGAGCTACACCCACCGAGCGATTCTCGCCGCTGGCTACTCCGGCGGTGCGCTCGTCTACGACCCGCTGGTGAGTGCCGACACGAAAGCGACGATGCGAGCGGTGGACGCCTTCGGCGGCGACGTGACCCGCGAGTCCGACCACCTCGACGTGGACGGGTTCGACGGCCGACCCGAGGTGCCCGGCGACGTTCTCGACTGCGCCAACAGCGGAACGACCATGCGACTCGTGACCGCGACGGCGGCGCTGGCCGACGGCGCGACGGTTCTCACGGGCGATAGCTCGCTTCGCTCACGGCCCCACGGCCCGCTCCTCCGGGCCATCGACGAGTTGGGCGGACGCGCAGAGAGTACTCGGAAGAACGGACAGGCCCCGCTGGTCGTGGAGGGACCGCTCTCGGGCGGTACCGTCTCGATGCCCGGTGACGTGTCCTCGCAGTTCGTCACGGCCCTGTTGATGGCCGGGGCCGTCACCGACGAGGGCATCGAAGTCGAACTCGAAACCGAACTCAAGTCCGCGCCCTACGTGGACATCACGCTCGAACTGCTGGACGAGTTCGGCGTCGAGGCCGGGAAGCGCGGCGTCGGCGCGGACGGCGAGGGCGGCGGTACCTACCACGTCGAGGGCGGCCAGTTCTACGAACCCGAAGACGGCGAGTACCACGTCCCCGGCGACTTCTCGTCAATCTCGTACCTGCTCGGCGCGGGCGCAGTCGCCGCCGACGAGGACGACGAGGTTCGGGTGCGCGGCGCGTATCCGAGCGCGCAGGGCGACTCGAAAATCGTCGGCGTCCTCGGTCGGATGGGCGCGGACGTGGACTGGAACCGCGACGACGGCGTGATAACCGTCGAACAGTCGTCGCTCTCTGGCGTCGAGGTGGACGTGGGCGACACGCCCGACCTCCTGCCGACCATCGCGGCGCTCGGAGCGGTCGCAGACGGCGAGACCCGCATCGTCAACTGCGAACACGTCCGGTACAAGGAGACCGACCGCGTGAGCGCGATGGCCGAGGAGTTGGAGAAGCTCGGCGCGACGACCGAAGAGCGTGAAGACACCCTCACCGTCGTCGGCGACGA
It contains:
- a CDS encoding carboxylate--amine ligase, translated to MTEFRSFEGLRESLADADFDRPPAIVCNAHVTGLSVARALKARDVPVIAIDRNGKGVAPYSDAVDFAGRVTYPLDDEAGFCDDVEALAAELDHEPVAFGCMDEWVHAFSRTEPEGVVLPFADRATVDRVLDKESLYAIAERLDVPYPETYRIAETDPEETGGKPGPERGDRESVPMAEAADRLDFPLVVKPALKRKFAEAVGTNVIEVADEAEFEDVVANAAAEGIRVMAQEKVPVERGADCSLASYVPESGEAVTFVGNARVRYPLGYGTSCVVRRADAPQVEENALAVLDETGYYGISEAEFVYDADREEYVLLDVNTRPWKWISLPVQAGANLPLAAYADAVGETYESGEIRDAQWVYLADYLKALSTDGFADVFDRETWLSLFSGEFETSETLTTGVYRPSDPGPAYQLLATEFGTREYYCSC
- a CDS encoding small ribosomal subunit Rsm22 family protein produces the protein MTDDRREKIRENAKYLREVRPIDPDEISEYVEGQPHPGVVRQILREEAPSLGLAEREDRTFEPVEEGRISPAFHGVEAFPAEYGRRLEDLLVGRFGPDWHEGESGNRLRNVIRRLKEDYFRNNPVEYDETAALGYAVYHLPDNYAVVQYVLHQLAESGLVDRRLRILDVGAGVGGPALGVADYLPDDALVEYDALEPSAAADVFEQVAADAGRNFHVELHRETAEAFDPRSERAGSDSGTGGEYDLILFANVLNELDDPEAVVERYLDFLAEDGALLAIEPADRETSIGLRRVERAIADDKRAATVFAPTLRLWPGERPTDRGWSFDVRPDLDVPAFQRKLDDAAGASGEFVNADVQFSYSILRPDGKRKADFTGDAERTAKMAEMDRHVSNRINLVAVKLSHSLAEGDRNPLFKIGDGSESDDHFAVLTKETSLNGDLRTADYGDLLSFEGVLVLRNDDEDAYNLVVDEETVVDGIPI
- a CDS encoding prephenate dehydrogenase/arogenate dehydrogenase family protein, with translation MKLLVVGSGEMGRWFGEVVATELGDADVAFADADPEVAESVAEAVGERWVSLSTDEQFDAVCVAVPIAAADEVIERHAGKTERALLDVTGQMAGPVDAMAAVAPDRERVSLHPLFAAANAPGNVAVVTDESGPVTDRVLDALGSAGNRLVETTPAEHDEAMETVQAASHAAVLAFAHAAEDVPEGLTTPVFEDLSAVAEQVTGNSPEVYAEIQATFDGAERVADAAARLADAEADEFERLYRDASARDRDGTDEGKER
- a CDS encoding aldo/keto reductase, with amino-acid sequence MPMLGLGTYQMDDYDECFESVRTALRMGYRHVDTAEGYDNESAVGDAIDEYGADREDIFLATKVSPDNLDYDHVLTSAADSFERLGVDFVDLLYVHWPMGEYEARDTLEAFAELREEGLVGEIGVSNFTVELLEEAVEVAEEPIFANQVEMHPLLPQTELRQFCAQDDVDVELVAYSPIARGDVEDVDELQEVAEKHDATPQQVSLAWLREKEVTAIPKATSEDHLRENWLSLGVELDDEDVEKIDSIEERERIVDPDDAPWNR
- a CDS encoding M24 family metallopeptidase — protein: MDPDLSPLSDALAAADVDGYLLDAGSDDSDQLYLSGFDAPDPFVTLYTPEGTYLLVSGLEYGRATEESRADEVARLSDYDFQQKVAEHGRTEGKHRVCAAFLADHGVESVAAPERFPLGTADGLREQGVSVEVLDEDVVTRIRATKTDEEVEHVHEAQRANEAAMRAAEEMLADATVEDGVLYHDGEVLTSERLKEEIEVTLLRHGAGLDETIVACGADAAGPHNRGSGPLEANETIIIDIFPRNKTTKYHGDMTRTFVVGEPTDEVRRRYDDTYEAFEAALDAIEPGATGEEVHAAVCDVYEAKGYDTLRSDPSAETGFIHSTGHGIGLDVHELPRVSPDGGELRPGHVVTIEPGLYDPEVGGVRIEDLVVVTEDGYRNLTDYPIRLEAE
- a CDS encoding universal stress protein is translated as MRYLVAVDGSEPSMDALRYAVEQAAATGATVVAISVVVPEQFFTGGDDPPTSYAEAADELVAEDVADAEEDAQRALDEAAEVGDRTGVEVETGMLYGEPVEAITEYADDESFDAIFVGHRGLSEEYEGLVGSTAKDIVGRATVPVTVVR
- the aroA gene encoding 3-phosphoshikimate 1-carboxyvinyltransferase; protein product: MDVEIEPSTLSGSARAPSSKSYTHRAILAAGYSGGALVYDPLVSADTKATMRAVDAFGGDVTRESDHLDVDGFDGRPEVPGDVLDCANSGTTMRLVTATAALADGATVLTGDSSLRSRPHGPLLRAIDELGGRAESTRKNGQAPLVVEGPLSGGTVSMPGDVSSQFVTALLMAGAVTDEGIEVELETELKSAPYVDITLELLDEFGVEAGKRGVGADGEGGGTYHVEGGQFYEPEDGEYHVPGDFSSISYLLGAGAVAADEDDEVRVRGAYPSAQGDSKIVGVLGRMGADVDWNRDDGVITVEQSSLSGVEVDVGDTPDLLPTIAALGAVADGETRIVNCEHVRYKETDRVSAMAEELEKLGATTEEREDTLTVVGDESDLTGGTADGRGDHRIVMALSMAALAADGPTTIAGGEHVDVSFPDFFEVLYDLGATVNR